The candidate division KSB1 bacterium genome contains the following window.
TCCTTATTGGAGATCACTTTACCCTGGATGGTACCTTGGGCAAAAGCAAAGGTGGTAGCCAGCATTAAAAAACAGCAAGAGAAAACGATTGTTTTTAGATTTAATTTTTCCATCAAAATTCTATGGTGTTAAAATTGATATTCATATCAATATTGCGAAGCGTATCTCCTTTGGCGACAGTAATTGTTCCAGGCAAATCCGGGGAACCCGGATCTGCATAAAAACCCAGGTAACGGAGGTCGGTGAACGGTTTATTCTTTGCTTTCCAAAATAACCCGATGTATTTATAAACACCGGCGCCAATGGGTAAATTGTAATTGTAAGATGAAACGAAAATCGGGATGCCAATTTTTGCTGATGAGACGCTTAGAAGCGAAAAAATGTTGTTTGGATTTGGCGGTTCTTTAAAGGCGCCTATTCCGGTAATTTCCGTCTCTTCAGGCCAGTCGCCTTCATAAAAAATCGTTCCTGTAACCAGGGCTTCCCGAATAACGAGTTTGAAATCAGCATAAAGATCGATTGGTTCAACGGTTGGCTTTTCCTTTGTCACTTCAATGGGAGTCGGCAGCAAATCCAAACCTTCACGGTAATAACCCAGGATATCGGAAAGATTCCAGGGAGCCGATTTACCCTTCCAAACAACGCCAAGAATATTGTATGTGCCAAATGGAACAACCAGCTCGTAATGGATGGTATCCCCTTCCCATTTGGGCAAGGGACCGGTTGTTATTAATTCCGTAAATTCAGTCGGTGGAAAAGATTTGGCCACAGCAACTCGAATTTCATCGGTTTTGTTGAGCACATCGTTAGTACGGTTTTGAAATATGATCTTGCCTTTGATCCTCCCTTGTAAGGGATTTAGGCCGTGATCGACACTGCACTGAATATTTAGCACAAAGGACACGAAGAGGAAAATAAAAATTGAAAAATAGGTTTTCCGGGATTGTGTCAATTTATCTCCTTCGTGTTAATAACGGGATTTCGGTTTAGATTTTGAAAAAGAAACTCTCGTTATAAGTAAACAGTTCCTGATAAGCTTTATCAAATTCAAAAAATGGTTTTAGATTTTGAAAGAAAACTCACCGCAAAAGGAGTATCTTTTGAGTCTGCCTGGAAGATTGTCCCTGGGCCACAATCCAATATAAACCTGTTGGAAGACTAATTTCAGTGAGTTGCCGAAGATCCCAATCTATTTGGTGCTTGCCGATAGAAAGAGACTTGGATTCCTTTTGTGCGATGATCTGTCCTAAGGCATTCACCAATGATAGAGTTATTTCATCTCTTTCGATCAAACTGAATTGCAGCGTTAGCGCGGTGCTGTCCCGCAATAAATAAGGATTGGGGTAGACCTTCAATAAAAAAAACCGAACCGGAATAGGCTCATTTGTTACATCGGTTGTTTGGGTTTCATAAACGGTTTGTGTAAGCTGAAGTGGATTTTGTTCCCAGGCAAAAAGTTGCTCAGCTTGCATTCTGGTTTGATTTGCGGGCAGAAAATATGAAGTTGAAAATAAATCGAATGAACCAGAAGTAATAGACCCCCGAGCCATAAAACCTGCATCTCCATAAGAAACGCCATCCCCGCTATCATCAGTTTCGTCAGCACTGCCGCCATTTTTATCATCGTGGTAATAGAGAAGCTGTTCATCACCTAAAGCAGGAACAAAGATATTCGTAAAAATGCTACCCGGATTACCGGTTGCCATATTCCAGTTAAATCCAGGCACAGAAAGAGATAAATCAACGTTACTATCCACATTGCCGTCAATGGTTAATGTATTGGATGCATTCAAAAAAGTCATACCGGTAGCATGGATATTATGATCGAATGAAACGCGGATTGAATTTAACTGTCCGTTTAAATCGGATAAAATACTGAAATCCAGGTTTTCTAATTTGATCACCATTGAATAGGGGAAAAATTGCATTCTGAATCCAAAAATCCCTGGCAAGGGAATATTGCCAAATCCTCCTAATGGGATTTGCAATGTGATGAAAAGATCGCGAATGACGCGAACCGGTCCGTCCAAATACCTGGGATTTTCGAAACCTGAACTATCAAATTTCACAATCCCGGATTCCTCATCAAGATTAATGGGAATATTTCCAAACCCAGCAAGATTGACTTGGCCGGCGATATGTATTTTAAGTCGATCCAGAAAATCCAGGTTGTCTCCGCCATTATCCTGGGTGATCTGCAAATCCTCAGGCAAGCCGTTGTCTTGGTTGAATCCCATTTCAAAAAACCGTGAGACGATTCTGTCATTGGTCTGGTCAGGCGATACGAAATCCTGGATTGAGAGTGAAAGGGGATCCAATACTAAAACTAAATATATCACCCCTTTTTCTTCATTACTATTTGTTAATGGATCTTCCATCTCGATTTTATAACGTCCGGCTATCGTCGTATTATTTAAATTTGGCCAGCTGGAATCCGGCGCTTCATCCGCTAAATCTTTTGCTAAAAAAACCAATTCATCCGGCTCCGAGAGAATACCTGAATGAAACCCAAAATAAGATCCGTCTGTGATTTGATCAATTTGAAACGGAATACCATGCCAACTGTTTGAAGCGCTTTTGTAATTCATTAGTACCAGGTTGTCAATGGGTATCCCGATCATTTCAACAAAATGGTTTCCGGTTAGAATTACCGGTTGGTATTTGCGTTCAAGGCCGAAAACTGAACTAGCCAAAAGAGCGCTGCAGAAAAACGAAAGAGACCTTAAAAGCAATCTACCCACCAGGGTTCTCCAATCAATACTCATTAGTTTTTTGAAAATTGAACTTAAAAAAAAGTATCATGAATTCAGCCTTAAATCCAATAATTCAAAGGTATAATATATTATAATTACAACACAAATCGTAGTATGTTGAATTTTCTTGAACCTGGGTTCAAAGGATATAGATTCATTATGTAGTCAATAAAAAGTAGGGTCTCTTTACGAAAGGATAAAGAAAATGTCAAGTGGAGAAACTTTAAATCCCTTTGCAATTGCTCAAAAACAACTAGATGAAGCAGCAGAAAGATTGGGGTTGGACAAGGGCACGCAAGAATTTTTACGATGGCCGATGAGAGAATTCAAAGTAACATTGCCGGTAAGGATGGATGATGGCACTGTTAAGGTATTTCATGGATATAGGGTACAATATAACAATTCAAGAGGACCAACGAAAGGTGGTTTACGCTGGCATCCTGACGAGACGATTGATACGGTTCGTGCACTCGCTGCGTGGATGACCTGGAAAACAGCCGTTGTGGATATTCCTCTTGGCGGCGCTAAAGGCGGAGTGACTTGTAATCCTAAAGAAATGTCGGAAACGGAAAAAGAAAAACTTGCCAGGGCTTACATTCGCCAGGTTGGCCGGATCCTAGGCGTTACCAAAGACGTTCCGGCGCCGGATGTATATACCACACCTCAGATCATGGCATGGATGATGGATGAGTATGAAACCATCGAAAAAGAGAATCACCCTGGTGTGATTACCGGCAAACCGATTTCGGTGGGCGGCTCCCAGGGCCGTATGGATGCAACTGCTCGCGGCGGAGTATATATCGTTAGAGAAGCCAGTAAGATTAAAGGTATCGATCCGGCAAAGGCGAAATACGCTGTTCAAGGTTTTGGCAATGCCGGTCAATTTGCCGCAACACTGCATAAAGAAATTCTTGGCGGCGGGAAATTGGTCGCGGTTTCGGATTCAACCGGCGGTGTCTTTAATCCCGAGGGCTTCGATCCTCAGGAAATGGTTGACTATAAGTTAAACAATGGCAAAGTATCCGGATTCCCAGGTTCCGAGCCTATTTCAAATGATGACCTCCTTGAGTTGAATGTCGATATTCTCTATCCAGCGGCACTGGAAAACGTAATCACTTCTGCAAACGCGGAACGCATTAAAGCAAAAATTACTTGCGAACTTGCAAATGGACCAACAACCCCGGAAGCGGATGAAATTCTCTTTAAAAATGACGTATTTGTCTTGCCTGATTTACTAGCAAACGCTGGCGGTGTTACTGTTTCTTATTTTGAGCAGGTTCAAAACAGCTATAATTTTTATTGGGAACTGGAAGACATCCACAAGATGTTGGATACCAAAATAACCAAAGCCTTTAATGCTGTATACGACATGTATAAAAAGCACAAAGTCAATATGCGAGTTGCCGCTTATATGGTTGCTGTTTCAAGGGTAGCTGAAGCTTGCAAGGTGAGAGGGTGGGTTTAGTAAACGTGAGACGGCAAACGGCAAACGGCAAACGGCAAACGGCAAACGTGAAAAATATAAATATTAAATCCAAAGAAAAATGTGGAAGTTCATTAAATGTCTGAACCATGATTAACCTGATCTATTCATAAATTTTTGTCACTTATTTATAAAACTGTCATTCCCGTCCCGCCTGCTGGGCGGGATTATCGGGAATCTTGTTACATTTCTTTATTGAGTTAAACAGACTGCTCGAGGAGGAGTTGTACTCCGCCGCGAAATAGGAATTAACGAATTCATTAAATGGAAACTTTTCAAAAGGAGGATCCTGAATAGCGATTTAATGAAGCTTAAACTTTGCATATCGTTTAGTTATCGCGTATCGAAAAGATGCTCGACTCCCAAAATATCCAAATGCAGCTATCTATTT
Protein-coding sequences here:
- a CDS encoding T9SS type A sorting domain-containing protein, encoding MGRLLLRSLSFFCSALLASSVFGLERKYQPVILTGNHFVEMIGIPIDNLVLMNYKSASNSWHGIPFQIDQITDGSYFGFHSGILSEPDELVFLAKDLADEAPDSSWPNLNNTTIAGRYKIEMEDPLTNSNEEKGVIYLVLVLDPLSLSIQDFVSPDQTNDRIVSRFFEMGFNQDNGLPEDLQITQDNGGDNLDFLDRLKIHIAGQVNLAGFGNIPINLDEESGIVKFDSSGFENPRYLDGPVRVIRDLFITLQIPLGGFGNIPLPGIFGFRMQFFPYSMVIKLENLDFSILSDLNGQLNSIRVSFDHNIHATGMTFLNASNTLTIDGNVDSNVDLSLSVPGFNWNMATGNPGSIFTNIFVPALGDEQLLYYHDDKNGGSADETDDSGDGVSYGDAGFMARGSITSGSFDLFSTSYFLPANQTRMQAEQLFAWEQNPLQLTQTVYETQTTDVTNEPIPVRFFLLKVYPNPYLLRDSTALTLQFSLIERDEITLSLVNALGQIIAQKESKSLSIGKHQIDWDLRQLTEISLPTGLYWIVAQGQSSRQTQKILLLR
- a CDS encoding Glu/Leu/Phe/Val dehydrogenase, yielding MSSGETLNPFAIAQKQLDEAAERLGLDKGTQEFLRWPMREFKVTLPVRMDDGTVKVFHGYRVQYNNSRGPTKGGLRWHPDETIDTVRALAAWMTWKTAVVDIPLGGAKGGVTCNPKEMSETEKEKLARAYIRQVGRILGVTKDVPAPDVYTTPQIMAWMMDEYETIEKENHPGVITGKPISVGGSQGRMDATARGGVYIVREASKIKGIDPAKAKYAVQGFGNAGQFAATLHKEILGGGKLVAVSDSTGGVFNPEGFDPQEMVDYKLNNGKVSGFPGSEPISNDDLLELNVDILYPAALENVITSANAERIKAKITCELANGPTTPEADEILFKNDVFVLPDLLANAGGVTVSYFEQVQNSYNFYWELEDIHKMLDTKITKAFNAVYDMYKKHKVNMRVAAYMVAVSRVAEACKVRGWV